In one Achromobacter spanius genomic region, the following are encoded:
- a CDS encoding helix-turn-helix domain-containing protein, whose translation MNALDVFNRLTSRSPDASALPQTAAPLPLANDRLDGWWSLLYRGWTLLAPSGVRIDLTEIERACFICLLRNPNRELLREELMTLRASTNLRTLNVAICRLRGKVLQTGIRLPLHTVHGVGYVFLGNLRELSNL comes from the coding sequence ATGAACGCGCTCGACGTTTTTAACCGCCTGACATCCCGGTCGCCAGACGCCTCCGCCTTGCCCCAGACCGCCGCGCCCCTGCCGTTGGCGAACGACCGTCTTGATGGCTGGTGGAGCCTGCTATACCGGGGCTGGACGCTCTTGGCGCCCAGCGGCGTGCGTATCGACCTGACCGAAATCGAACGCGCTTGCTTCATCTGCCTGCTGCGTAACCCAAACCGTGAACTGTTGCGTGAAGAACTGATGACGTTGCGCGCAAGCACCAACCTGCGCACCCTGAATGTGGCGATCTGCCGACTGCGCGGCAAAGTTTTGCAGACAGGCATTCGCTTGCCGCTGCATACTGTCCACGGCGTGGGCTATGTGTTCCTGGGCAATCTCAGAGAGCTTTCCAATCTGTGA
- a CDS encoding patatin-like phospholipase family protein, translating into MTTPRKAPSQDTGNTPSYDTVALVLQGGGALGSYQAGVYQGLHEAGIRPNWVSGISIGSINAAIIAGSREDERVDRLRGFWESICRPSGFASVPWGDTLAGMFEGIPFGFGSPTMNGQLSAFQALFSGQPGFFKPRFPPPYMVKGRGAASTSFYDTTPLAATLRQFVDFDLLNSGVIRASFGVVNVRSGNFAYFDSLKDTLGPEHVMASGALPPGFPSVEIGGEHYWDGGVVSNTPLAQVLTTENMRDTLAFQVDLWPARGGLPTTLEEVAERQKDIQYSSRTRLVTDQLRRVLKLRHGLQRLLERLPEAERDAPELADIRMLSHTPATNIINLIYEAKHRERYSKDYEFGTEAMREHWESGLSDIRKTLAKPGILARPTQDSCFVTHDIHRNGMRN; encoded by the coding sequence ATGACCACTCCCCGCAAGGCTCCGTCCCAAGACACCGGCAATACGCCGTCCTACGATACCGTTGCCCTTGTGCTGCAAGGCGGAGGCGCGCTGGGGTCCTATCAGGCAGGGGTCTACCAGGGCTTGCACGAGGCCGGCATCCGGCCAAACTGGGTGTCGGGCATTTCGATTGGGTCGATCAATGCGGCCATCATCGCGGGGTCCCGCGAGGATGAGCGCGTTGATCGCTTGCGTGGTTTCTGGGAAAGCATCTGCCGCCCCTCGGGCTTCGCGTCGGTGCCTTGGGGCGATACGCTGGCGGGCATGTTCGAAGGCATTCCGTTCGGCTTTGGTTCGCCGACCATGAACGGCCAGCTGTCCGCGTTCCAGGCCTTGTTTTCGGGGCAGCCGGGTTTCTTCAAGCCGCGCTTTCCGCCGCCTTACATGGTGAAAGGGCGGGGCGCGGCCTCCACCAGTTTCTACGACACCACGCCGCTTGCCGCGACGCTGCGCCAGTTTGTGGATTTTGACCTGCTCAACAGCGGCGTCATACGCGCCAGCTTCGGCGTGGTGAATGTACGCTCGGGCAACTTCGCGTATTTCGACAGCCTGAAAGACACACTGGGACCCGAACACGTGATGGCGTCCGGCGCCTTGCCGCCGGGCTTTCCTTCCGTTGAGATCGGTGGCGAACACTATTGGGATGGCGGCGTGGTGTCCAACACGCCGCTGGCGCAAGTGCTGACCACCGAGAACATGCGCGACACGCTGGCCTTCCAGGTTGATCTCTGGCCCGCGCGCGGCGGCCTGCCCACCACCTTGGAAGAAGTGGCCGAACGCCAGAAAGACATCCAGTATTCGAGTCGCACGCGCCTGGTCACCGACCAGTTGCGCCGCGTGCTGAAGCTGCGCCACGGTTTGCAGCGCCTGCTTGAGCGCCTGCCCGAGGCCGAGCGCGACGCGCCCGAGCTGGCCGATATCCGCATGCTGTCGCATACGCCAGCCACCAACATCATCAACCTGATCTACGAAGCCAAGCATCGGGAACGCTATTCCAAGGACTATGAGTTCGGCACCGAGGCCATGCGTGAACACTGGGAGTCGGGCTTGTCCGACATCCGCAAGACGCTGGCCAAGCCCGGCATTTTGGCCCGCCCGACGCAGGACAGCTGCTTCGTCACGCACGACATCCATCGCAACGGCATGCGCAATTAA
- a CDS encoding DUF4136 domain-containing protein: MKAVKWLTAGSMTALLAACASGPTIKGDYDHQADFAQYQTFGFMNPLGTDKAGYSTLLTERLKDATRGQMEMRGYTYNASNPDLLVNFGAKLQQKTQVTPAAPPMGPYYGYRSGFYGGWPGYGWGDDVYQYTEGTLNIDLVDARRKQLVWEGVAVGEVQNPDSANTPQNVDKAVAQIFAKYPFRAGVAAPQLPDKSKP; this comes from the coding sequence ATGAAAGCGGTGAAATGGTTGACGGCGGGTTCCATGACGGCCTTGCTTGCAGCGTGCGCCTCGGGGCCCACGATCAAAGGCGATTACGACCACCAAGCCGATTTTGCGCAGTACCAGACCTTCGGCTTCATGAATCCCCTGGGCACCGACAAGGCCGGCTACAGCACCTTGCTGACCGAGCGTCTGAAGGACGCCACGCGCGGCCAGATGGAAATGCGCGGCTATACCTACAACGCATCCAACCCCGACCTGCTGGTGAACTTCGGCGCCAAGCTCCAGCAGAAAACGCAGGTCACGCCCGCCGCGCCGCCCATGGGGCCGTACTACGGCTACCGCTCGGGCTTTTACGGCGGCTGGCCCGGCTACGGCTGGGGCGACGACGTCTACCAATACACCGAGGGCACCTTGAACATCGACCTGGTCGACGCGCGCCGCAAGCAACTGGTGTGGGAAGGCGTGGCCGTGGGCGAAGTGCAGAACCCCGATAGCGCCAACACGCCGCAGAACGTGGACAAGGCCGTGGCGCAGATCTTCGCCAAGTATCCGTTCCGCGCCGGCGTGGCCGCGCCGCAACTGCCGGACAAAAGCAAACCCTGA
- a CDS encoding ATP-binding cassette domain-containing protein produces the protein MSISIQISRRMVSGDRHFQLDAAFTSSSKRIALFGPSGAGKSLTLRAVAGLLRPDAGRIEINGRVLFDSQAGICLPAQARRVAYLFQDYALFPHLTVAQNIAFGLRRGWRNPPRREVGPEAKRWVDAFELGAIVGSYPGEISGGQKQRVALARALMLQPDILLLDEPFSALDSHLRGRMRQELNTLQRQLDVPMLLITHDPADVDALADEVFEVRDGKVGRRRDDVGV, from the coding sequence ATGAGCATCAGCATCCAGATCTCCCGACGCATGGTGTCGGGCGACCGGCACTTTCAGCTGGACGCGGCGTTTACCTCGTCCTCAAAACGCATCGCCCTGTTCGGGCCTTCCGGCGCGGGCAAAAGCCTGACTTTGCGCGCCGTGGCGGGGCTGCTGCGGCCGGACGCCGGACGCATCGAGATCAACGGCCGGGTGCTGTTCGATTCCCAAGCCGGCATCTGCCTGCCCGCGCAGGCGCGGCGCGTGGCGTATCTGTTTCAGGACTATGCGCTGTTTCCGCATCTGACGGTGGCGCAGAACATCGCCTTTGGATTGCGCCGGGGCTGGCGCAATCCGCCCCGGCGCGAGGTGGGGCCCGAGGCCAAACGCTGGGTCGATGCCTTTGAACTGGGCGCCATCGTGGGCAGCTATCCCGGTGAAATTTCCGGCGGCCAGAAGCAGCGCGTGGCGCTGGCGCGAGCCTTGATGCTGCAACCCGACATCCTCTTGCTGGACGAGCCGTTCTCGGCGCTGGACTCGCACCTGCGCGGTCGGATGCGCCAGGAATTGAACACGTTGCAGCGGCAGTTGGACGTGCCGATGCTACTGATCACGCATGATCCGGCGGACGTGGACGCCCTGGCCGACGAGGTCTTTGAAGTACGCGACGGCAAGGTCGGCCGCCGCCGCGATGATGTGGGAGTTTGA
- the modB gene encoding molybdate ABC transporter permease subunit: MTESVWVPLLLSLKVAGWATLLATVAGTAAAYGLSRWRWPGRDVLDAILTLPLVLPPTVLGYYLLVLLGRRGIIGETLAKWDIELVFTWQGAVIAAAIVAFPLVFKSARAAFENVDVQLENAARVLGVSEAGVFFRVTLPLAARGIVAGVLLAFARALGEFGATLMIAGSLPGRTQTLSVAIYEAVQAGDDRTANLLVLVTSMTCVLVLVVAGKLLPVAARQRDGGGR; this comes from the coding sequence ATGACGGAGTCGGTCTGGGTGCCGTTGCTGCTGTCACTGAAAGTGGCGGGCTGGGCAACGCTGTTGGCCACCGTGGCCGGCACCGCCGCGGCCTATGGCCTGTCGCGTTGGCGCTGGCCGGGCCGCGATGTGCTGGACGCCATTCTGACCCTGCCGCTGGTCTTGCCGCCCACCGTTCTGGGCTACTACCTGTTGGTGTTGCTGGGCCGGCGCGGCATCATCGGTGAAACGCTGGCGAAGTGGGACATTGAACTGGTGTTTACGTGGCAGGGCGCGGTGATCGCCGCCGCCATCGTGGCGTTTCCGCTGGTGTTCAAGTCAGCGCGCGCCGCGTTTGAAAACGTGGACGTCCAGTTGGAAAACGCGGCGCGTGTGCTGGGTGTGAGCGAAGCCGGGGTGTTCTTCCGCGTGACGCTGCCCTTGGCCGCCCGTGGCATCGTGGCGGGCGTGTTGCTGGCCTTTGCCCGCGCGTTGGGCGAATTCGGCGCCACGCTGATGATCGCCGGCAGCCTGCCGGGCCGCACACAGACGCTGTCGGTCGCCATCTACGAAGCCGTGCAGGCGGGCGACGACCGCACCGCCAACCTGCTGGTGCTGGTCACGTCGATGACCTGCGTGCTGGTCTTGGTGGTGGCGGGCAAGCTGCTGCCCGTGGCCGCCCGGCAGCGCGATGGGGGCGGGCGATGA
- the modA gene encoding molybdate ABC transporter substrate-binding protein, translated as MSCKRALPALALALSALWMPGAQAADLVVSAAASLTNAFKDVAQAYEKEHPDTKVVLNFGASDVLLQQILKGAPADVYASADQKAMDKAVEEKAVKPASRVDFAANQVVLIVPADSQANITTLKDLTRDDIKRVAYGNPASVPVGRYTQGALEAAGLWNAVQAKGVLAQNVRQSLAYVSRGEVDAGFVFATDAAIMPDKVKVAVRVPSQTPVTYPIAVTAREEAAAEAERFVAYVLSPAGQKILARYGFLHP; from the coding sequence ATGTCTTGCAAACGTGCGCTGCCAGCGCTGGCCCTGGCGCTTTCCGCCCTGTGGATGCCTGGCGCCCAGGCCGCCGACCTGGTGGTATCCGCCGCGGCCAGCCTGACCAACGCCTTCAAGGACGTGGCGCAGGCCTACGAAAAGGAACACCCGGACACCAAGGTTGTGCTGAACTTCGGCGCGTCCGACGTCTTGCTGCAGCAGATCTTGAAGGGCGCGCCGGCCGATGTGTACGCCTCGGCCGACCAGAAGGCGATGGACAAGGCCGTGGAAGAAAAGGCCGTGAAGCCGGCATCGCGCGTGGACTTCGCGGCGAACCAGGTCGTGTTGATCGTGCCGGCCGACAGCCAGGCCAACATCACGACACTGAAAGACCTGACCCGCGATGACATCAAGCGCGTGGCCTACGGCAACCCCGCATCGGTGCCGGTGGGCCGCTACACGCAGGGCGCGCTGGAAGCGGCGGGCTTGTGGAACGCCGTGCAGGCCAAGGGCGTGCTGGCGCAGAACGTGCGCCAAAGCCTGGCCTATGTATCGCGCGGCGAGGTCGATGCCGGGTTCGTGTTCGCCACCGACGCCGCCATCATGCCCGACAAGGTCAAGGTGGCGGTGCGCGTGCCGTCGCAAACGCCCGTGACCTATCCGATTGCCGTCACCGCGCGCGAGGAGGCCGCCGCGGAAGCCGAACGTTTCGTGGCCTATGTGCTGTCGCCGGCGGGTCAGAAGATCTTGGCGCGTTATGGCTTCCTGCATCCTTGA
- the speD gene encoding adenosylmethionine decarboxylase, whose amino-acid sequence MTVHATPGRHVLADFRGVRADLLRDAKALEAQLVAAAQAAGANVLSAHFHHFGEGAGVTGVVMLSESHISIHSWPEHRFAALDIFMCGAAQPELALASLQAALAPESLRVTTVERG is encoded by the coding sequence GTGACGGTGCACGCCACGCCCGGCCGCCATGTGCTGGCCGATTTTCGCGGGGTGCGTGCCGACCTGCTGCGCGACGCCAAGGCGCTTGAAGCGCAACTGGTCGCGGCGGCGCAGGCCGCGGGCGCCAATGTGCTGAGCGCGCATTTCCATCACTTCGGCGAGGGCGCCGGGGTGACTGGCGTGGTCATGCTGAGCGAATCCCATATCAGCATTCATTCCTGGCCCGAACATCGCTTCGCGGCCCTGGACATCTTCATGTGCGGCGCGGCCCAGCCCGAGCTGGCGCTGGCCAGCCTGCAGGCGGCGCTGGCGCCGGAATCGCTGCGCGTCACGACCGTCGAGCGCGGCTGA
- a CDS encoding DUF4178 domain-containing protein produces MQQVLCPQCGAPVKFTSTASVMAVCGACRSTLLKDAESVKRIGEMADVLEDYSPLCLGAAGSVDGKRFDVIGRIQLRYDDGFWNEWYVWFEDGADGWLSDASGQYALTRRRKVKSTQGLPAFADIAPGDELKLDGQRFVASDMRRAQAGGAQGELPFVPGDGWEAKVADFRSVDAFLTLDFSDGPEPELYIGKAFDLSAMQAASLRSNEQVEETAGRFRGQIKALDCPNCGAPISFVAAMATHVVCPSCAAAVDCSGPTAEVIAKARKLKSISTTLSLGAVAKISGVSYTLIGLMKCADPDPEEPSDWIEYLLFNPAKGFIWLVETDEGWERVQVCDTWPSQNNATSVRWRSKLYQKLYDYTSRVEMPLGAFNWRVKAGDTTKITDYKAGTLKLTRELSESELGWSASAPVAPAQLAEWFGNPELAKQKSLPLGGKQGGYSKWAWIATIGMVFLNFGNILNGRFVPILIGLAFLWFPAKLADKLSGKDE; encoded by the coding sequence ATGCAGCAGGTTCTGTGTCCGCAGTGCGGCGCCCCGGTCAAGTTCACCTCTACCGCCTCGGTCATGGCGGTCTGCGGCGCATGCCGCAGCACCTTGTTGAAAGATGCCGAGTCGGTCAAGCGCATCGGCGAAATGGCCGACGTGCTGGAAGACTATTCGCCGCTGTGCCTGGGCGCGGCGGGCAGCGTCGATGGCAAGCGCTTCGACGTGATCGGCCGCATTCAACTGCGCTATGACGACGGCTTCTGGAACGAGTGGTACGTCTGGTTTGAAGACGGCGCCGACGGCTGGCTGTCGGACGCCTCGGGCCAGTACGCGCTTACGCGGCGGCGCAAGGTCAAGTCCACGCAAGGCCTGCCGGCCTTTGCCGACATCGCGCCAGGCGACGAGCTCAAGCTGGACGGGCAGCGTTTCGTGGCGTCGGACATGCGCCGCGCGCAGGCCGGCGGCGCGCAAGGCGAACTGCCTTTTGTGCCGGGCGATGGCTGGGAAGCCAAGGTGGCTGATTTCCGCAGTGTGGACGCCTTTCTCACACTGGATTTTTCCGACGGCCCCGAACCCGAGCTCTATATCGGCAAGGCCTTCGACCTGTCCGCCATGCAGGCGGCCTCGTTGCGCAGCAACGAGCAGGTGGAAGAAACAGCCGGCCGTTTTCGCGGCCAGATCAAGGCGCTGGACTGCCCCAACTGCGGCGCGCCCATCAGTTTCGTGGCGGCCATGGCCACCCATGTGGTGTGCCCGTCCTGCGCGGCCGCGGTCGATTGTTCCGGCCCCACCGCAGAAGTCATCGCGAAGGCGCGCAAGCTCAAGTCCATTAGCACCACTTTGTCGCTGGGCGCGGTGGCCAAGATCAGCGGCGTCAGCTACACACTGATCGGCTTGATGAAATGCGCCGACCCCGACCCCGAAGAGCCGTCCGACTGGATTGAATACCTGCTGTTCAATCCGGCCAAGGGCTTTATCTGGCTGGTGGAAACCGACGAAGGCTGGGAACGCGTGCAAGTCTGCGACACCTGGCCCAGCCAGAACAACGCCACCAGCGTGCGCTGGCGCTCAAAGCTGTACCAGAAGCTATACGACTACACCTCGCGGGTAGAGATGCCGCTGGGCGCGTTCAACTGGCGCGTGAAGGCGGGCGACACCACCAAGATCACCGACTACAAGGCCGGCACGCTGAAGCTGACGCGCGAACTGAGCGAGTCCGAACTGGGCTGGTCGGCATCGGCGCCGGTGGCGCCGGCGCAATTGGCGGAATGGTTCGGCAACCCCGAGCTGGCCAAGCAGAAGTCCCTGCCGCTGGGCGGCAAGCAGGGCGGATACAGCAAATGGGCCTGGATCGCCACGATCGGCATGGTGTTTCTGAATTTCGGCAACATCCTGAACGGTCGTTTCGTGCCGATCCTGATCGGGCTGGCGTTCCTGTGGTTCCCCGCCAAGCTGGCGGACAAGCTTTCCGGAAAGGACGAGTAG
- a CDS encoding SPFH domain-containing protein, whose translation MSLGSFIRKQFIDILQWNEDRDGVLAWRHPMQDFEIQYGASLTVRESQMAVFVNEGKVADVFGPGMYKLTTQTLPILTYLKNWDKLFESPFKSDVIFFSTRLQLGRRWGTAQPVTLRDSEFGMVRLRAFGVYSYQIADPAKFYREISGTRDEYTVDDLEAQLRNMVVAAMTTALGGSKVPFLDIAGNQGLMSQSISEQLAPVFDRYGVKLDNFTVENVSLPEELQKALDTRISMGMAGDLGKFTQYQTATAIPLAAQNEGGIAGVGAGLAAGAALGQTMAAGLGVGQPQPQQPAQPQQPAAPSQPDPVARLQQLKDLLDKDLITAADYDTAKAEVLKKLTS comes from the coding sequence ATGAGTCTCGGTTCCTTTATTCGCAAGCAGTTCATCGACATCCTGCAATGGAACGAGGATCGCGACGGCGTGCTCGCCTGGCGCCATCCGATGCAGGACTTTGAAATCCAGTACGGCGCCAGCCTGACCGTGCGCGAATCGCAGATGGCGGTGTTCGTGAACGAAGGCAAGGTGGCCGACGTGTTCGGCCCCGGCATGTACAAGCTGACCACGCAGACGCTGCCGATCCTGACCTACCTGAAGAACTGGGACAAGCTGTTCGAGTCGCCCTTCAAGTCGGATGTGATCTTCTTCAGCACGCGCCTGCAACTGGGCCGGCGCTGGGGCACGGCACAACCCGTGACCTTGCGCGACAGCGAATTCGGCATGGTGCGCTTGCGCGCGTTTGGCGTGTATTCGTACCAGATTGCCGACCCGGCCAAGTTCTATCGCGAAATCAGCGGCACGCGCGACGAATACACGGTGGACGACCTGGAAGCGCAATTGCGCAACATGGTGGTGGCCGCCATGACCACGGCGCTGGGCGGGTCCAAGGTGCCGTTCCTGGACATCGCGGGCAACCAGGGGCTGATGTCGCAAAGCATCAGCGAGCAACTGGCGCCCGTGTTCGACCGCTATGGCGTCAAGCTGGACAACTTCACGGTTGAAAATGTGTCCTTGCCCGAAGAGCTGCAAAAGGCGCTGGACACGCGGATTTCGATGGGCATGGCGGGCGACCTGGGCAAGTTCACCCAATACCAGACGGCCACCGCGATACCGCTGGCCGCGCAGAACGAAGGCGGTATCGCCGGCGTGGGTGCGGGCCTGGCGGCGGGCGCGGCGTTGGGGCAGACCATGGCGGCGGGCTTGGGCGTGGGGCAACCCCAGCCCCAGCAACCGGCGCAACCCCAGCAACCCGCGGCGCCGTCGCAACCCGACCCCGTCGCGCGCTTGCAGCAGTTGAAAGACCTGCTGGATAAAGACCTGATCACCGCCGCCGATTACGACACGGCCAAGGCGGAAGTGCTGAAGAAACTGACCAGCTAA
- a CDS encoding DUF350 domain-containing protein encodes MHPAVTYLIYIVSALVMLGVFTAVYTAVTRYKEFDLIREGNIAAVLSYGGALVGFSFTLCSSIAVHASFVMFLVWGLAAMLVQIVVYVVVNKAIQGMNEAIEQNNIAMGGLIGSISLAAGIVNAACLT; translated from the coding sequence ATGCATCCGGCGGTGACCTATCTGATCTATATCGTCTCGGCGCTTGTCATGCTGGGCGTCTTCACGGCGGTCTATACCGCCGTGACCCGCTACAAGGAATTCGACCTGATCCGCGAAGGCAACATCGCCGCCGTGCTGTCGTATGGCGGCGCGCTGGTGGGCTTCAGCTTCACCTTGTGCTCAAGCATTGCCGTGCATGCCAGCTTCGTGATGTTCCTGGTGTGGGGCCTGGCCGCCATGCTGGTGCAGATCGTTGTGTACGTGGTGGTCAACAAGGCCATCCAGGGCATGAACGAGGCCATCGAACAAAACAACATCGCCATGGGCGGCCTGATCGGTTCGATCTCGCTGGCCGCCGGCATCGTGAACGCGGCCTGCCTGACCTGA
- a CDS encoding polyamine aminopropyltransferase translates to MRDRVLILSVLIVASCGLGYELISSALASYLLGDSILQFSSVIGCYLFAMGIGSWLSKYVKDEDVLNRFIDVELLVALLGGVSAAVLFLVFAWLSAPFRAALYVGVFVIGLMVGMEIPLVMRVFNQRKAEFREIVSRVLTFDYLGALAVSLIFPLLLAPKLGLLRTSFLFGILNASVALWTTWLFRAEVRRPGEKALRACVVIGFLGLGFFYSTAMTTWAEKGLYGDDVVHAETTPYQRLVVTRWHDDLRLYINNNLQFSSRDEHRYHESLVHPGLQTLPWARNVLVLGGGDGLAVREILKYKNVEHITLVDLDPAMTGLFSRSEPLVELNQGSLKDPRVTVINDDAGRWLETHAEVYDFIVVDFPDPSNFGLGRLYSVPVYHLMARHLAENGYMVIQSTSPYFAPRSFWSVDATLKEAGLNTWPYHTYVPSFGDWGFILASKRRDYTPPEKITVPTRYLDAVTTRELFHFPADMPALAMPPNRLNEQSLVRYFDEDWRKVIR, encoded by the coding sequence ATGCGCGACCGCGTTCTCATCCTATCGGTATTGATCGTTGCTTCCTGCGGTTTGGGCTATGAGCTCATCAGCAGCGCGCTGGCCAGCTATTTACTGGGCGATTCCATCCTTCAGTTCTCTTCCGTCATCGGCTGCTATTTGTTCGCCATGGGCATCGGTTCATGGTTGTCAAAATATGTAAAAGACGAAGACGTTTTGAATCGGTTTATCGACGTCGAGCTGCTGGTGGCCTTGTTGGGCGGCGTGTCGGCGGCGGTTCTGTTCCTGGTGTTTGCCTGGCTGTCCGCGCCCTTTCGCGCGGCGCTGTATGTGGGCGTTTTCGTCATCGGCTTGATGGTGGGCATGGAGATTCCGCTGGTGATGCGGGTGTTCAACCAGCGCAAGGCCGAATTCCGCGAAATCGTCAGCCGCGTGCTGACCTTCGACTATCTGGGCGCGCTGGCCGTGTCGCTGATCTTCCCGCTGCTGCTCGCGCCCAAGCTGGGGCTGCTGCGCACCAGTTTCCTGTTCGGTATCCTGAACGCCAGCGTGGCCCTGTGGACTACGTGGCTGTTTCGCGCCGAAGTGCGCCGCCCCGGTGAAAAGGCCTTGCGCGCCTGCGTGGTGATCGGGTTCCTGGGCTTGGGCTTCTTCTATTCCACCGCCATGACGACCTGGGCCGAAAAAGGCCTGTACGGCGACGACGTGGTGCATGCGGAAACCACGCCCTACCAGCGCCTGGTGGTAACGCGCTGGCACGACGACCTGCGCCTGTACATCAACAACAACCTGCAATTCTCGTCACGCGATGAACATCGTTACCACGAATCGTTGGTGCATCCGGGCTTGCAGACGCTGCCCTGGGCGCGCAACGTGCTGGTGCTGGGCGGCGGCGACGGGCTGGCGGTGCGCGAAATCCTCAAATACAAGAATGTCGAGCACATCACGCTGGTGGATCTGGACCCGGCCATGACGGGGCTGTTTTCGCGTTCCGAGCCCTTGGTTGAACTGAACCAGGGTTCGCTCAAGGACCCGCGCGTCACCGTCATCAACGACGACGCCGGCCGCTGGCTGGAAACGCATGCCGAGGTCTACGACTTCATCGTGGTGGATTTCCCGGACCCGTCCAATTTCGGCCTGGGCCGTTTGTACTCGGTGCCCGTCTATCACCTGATGGCGCGCCATCTGGCGGAAAACGGCTATATGGTGATCCAGTCCACGTCGCCCTACTTCGCGCCGCGCTCGTTCTGGAGCGTGGACGCCACGCTGAAGGAAGCCGGGCTGAACACCTGGCCGTATCACACCTATGTGCCGTCGTTCGGCGACTGGGGCTTCATCCTGGCCAGCAAGCGGCGCGATTACACGCCGCCTGAAAAGATCACCGTGCCCACGCGCTACCTGGATGCCGTCACCACGCGCGAACTCTTCCACTTCCCCGCCGACATGCCGGCGCTGGCGATGCCGCCCAACCGCTTGAATGAGCAGTCGCTCGTGCGCTATTTCGACGAGGACTGGCGCAAGGTCATTCGCTGA